One Falsihalocynthiibacter arcticus DNA segment encodes these proteins:
- a CDS encoding restriction endonuclease — MRRFKIDQDSLPDLAGMMLTTIEALHALGGSASIQELDEEAIALEGVTEIEQGYMMANMSGPRVNYYLSWARTYLKRGNALENSARGVWALTEIGAKISTLEATRAIYDQVTQEERDRSKAKRKAAKSQGLDVVQVVADEPEGEEDWKATLLDVLKAMQPDAFERLAQRLLREAGFVKVEVRGKSGDGGIDGVGVLRVNLVSFQVYFQCKRYKGSVGSKEIRDFRGALEGRADKGLFITTGHFTSQASEEATRDGAKAIDLIDGERLCDLLKANKLGVQTEMVEQVNIDPNWFDGI, encoded by the coding sequence ATGCGCAGATTTAAAATAGACCAAGACAGCTTGCCCGATTTGGCGGGTATGATGTTGACCACAATTGAAGCCCTGCACGCGCTGGGCGGGTCGGCATCGATCCAAGAGCTTGATGAAGAAGCCATTGCGCTTGAAGGTGTCACAGAGATTGAGCAGGGCTACATGATGGCCAATATGAGTGGCCCGCGCGTGAACTATTACTTATCGTGGGCGCGTACCTATTTGAAACGCGGCAATGCGCTTGAAAATTCCGCACGTGGCGTTTGGGCATTAACCGAAATAGGCGCAAAGATATCAACCCTTGAAGCTACGCGCGCGATTTACGACCAAGTGACACAAGAGGAGCGTGATCGTTCAAAAGCCAAGCGCAAGGCGGCCAAATCCCAAGGGCTCGATGTGGTTCAAGTTGTGGCGGACGAACCCGAAGGCGAAGAAGACTGGAAAGCCACGCTCTTGGATGTGCTTAAGGCCATGCAGCCTGATGCTTTTGAGCGGTTGGCCCAAAGGCTCTTGCGAGAAGCAGGGTTTGTAAAAGTCGAGGTGCGTGGAAAATCAGGTGATGGCGGGATCGATGGCGTTGGGGTGCTAAGGGTAAACTTGGTGTCATTCCAAGTCTATTTCCAGTGCAAGCGCTATAAAGGCAGTGTGGGCTCAAAAGAGATCAGGGATTTTCGCGGCGCATTAGAGGGCCGTGCGGACAAAGGCCTGTTTATCACGACGGGCCATTTCACGAGCCAAGCCTCAGAAGAGGCGACACGCGACGGGGCTAAAGCTATCGACTTGATAGACGGCGAGCGCTTATGCGACTTGTTGAAAGCCAATAAGCTTGGAGTGCAAACTGAAATGGTCGAACAAGTGAATATAGACCCGAATTGGTTCGACGGCATCTAG
- a CDS encoding helix-turn-helix transcriptional regulator, protein MDKYTFPETGFVRLAQILSPAGPIPVSKSTWWQGVKDGRFPKPQKLGPRTTVWKAEDIRALFKGVADE, encoded by the coding sequence ATGGACAAATACACCTTCCCCGAAACAGGCTTTGTGCGTTTGGCGCAAATCCTTTCACCAGCGGGACCAATCCCCGTTTCAAAGTCTACTTGGTGGCAGGGCGTTAAAGATGGACGCTTCCCGAAACCGCAAAAACTCGGCCCACGCACTACCGTTTGGAAAGCCGAAGACATTCGAGCGCTCTTTAAGGGGGTGGCGGATGAATAG
- a CDS encoding copper resistance CopC/CopD family protein, producing the protein MTRLTGILNRLLCTLIAVLALASPAFAHAEFQGSNPAADALLDTLPETVNLRFSEPVGVLTMEWLLPDGTRSAAEASAKPDELSISAPPEAGRGTYVLNWRVASADGHPVGGALVFSVGEVTGGAEPDLPATAIPTIAARYLAVLSMVLAVGAALYAAMIAPLPPVAARIERVSALAALPLAGVALGAYGLDLLGRGFPALLSPAPWIAAVSAPRGWGLLVGAVAALIAGSSIRGRGVALLALGLGAISLAVSGHASVGQDRWIGQPLMGLHAAALIFWIGGLPPLIASISGSNSLRTLHRFSNVALPTVIVLVASGLGLIIMRRVDVATLIGSNWGKLLAFKLVLVACMLALALLNKARLTPALTAAPLAGQTRLRRSIGAEIALGMAVLLVAMCFRLTPPPGAEEATDPIYLHLHGAKLMADVTLSDAPPGAINITIYFADDGAEPLLPKETSLSFSDTLEGIGPIKIDAKLTPEGTWQAGPLTLPTEGPWEMKLSVLITDFVQSTLTATFAKPEKR; encoded by the coding sequence ATGACACGACTGACAGGCATTCTGAATAGGCTGCTATGCACCTTGATTGCGGTTCTGGCGTTGGCGTCACCCGCTTTCGCTCATGCCGAGTTCCAAGGCAGCAACCCGGCAGCCGACGCTCTGCTCGACACCTTGCCCGAGACCGTAAACTTGCGTTTCAGCGAACCAGTTGGGGTGTTGACGATGGAATGGCTTCTGCCGGACGGAACGCGCAGCGCGGCTGAAGCATCAGCCAAGCCCGATGAGCTTTCTATTTCTGCACCTCCCGAAGCCGGACGCGGCACCTATGTGCTGAACTGGCGGGTCGCCTCAGCCGATGGACATCCGGTCGGTGGGGCACTGGTGTTTTCAGTTGGCGAAGTCACGGGCGGGGCCGAACCGGATCTTCCGGCAACCGCCATTCCCACCATTGCGGCGCGGTATCTGGCGGTTTTGAGCATGGTTCTGGCAGTTGGTGCGGCACTTTACGCCGCGATGATCGCGCCATTGCCCCCGGTTGCCGCCCGCATTGAGCGTGTGTCCGCTCTGGCCGCACTACCGCTAGCGGGCGTCGCGCTCGGAGCATACGGGCTTGATCTTTTGGGTCGCGGATTTCCTGCCCTGTTGTCACCCGCCCCTTGGATCGCAGCTGTGTCTGCGCCGCGCGGCTGGGGACTTTTGGTGGGTGCCGTCGCGGCGTTGATCGCGGGCAGCTCCATAAGGGGTCGCGGCGTGGCGCTGCTGGCACTGGGCCTCGGGGCTATATCGCTTGCTGTGTCTGGCCATGCCAGCGTGGGGCAGGATCGCTGGATCGGTCAGCCGCTGATGGGTCTGCACGCCGCCGCGTTGATCTTCTGGATCGGAGGATTGCCGCCTTTGATTGCCAGCATTTCGGGGTCGAATAGCCTACGGACTTTGCACAGATTCTCGAACGTGGCGCTTCCCACTGTAATCGTGCTCGTGGCCTCTGGCCTTGGCCTGATTATTATGCGCCGCGTGGATGTTGCGACCCTGATCGGGTCGAACTGGGGCAAACTGCTGGCTTTCAAACTGGTTCTGGTGGCCTGCATGCTTGCGCTTGCCTTGCTGAACAAGGCACGTCTGACCCCGGCGCTGACCGCAGCGCCTCTTGCTGGGCAAACCAGATTGCGCCGCAGCATTGGCGCCGAAATAGCACTCGGGATGGCCGTCCTGCTCGTTGCCATGTGCTTCCGGCTGACCCCGCCGCCCGGTGCCGAAGAGGCTACTGACCCGATTTATCTGCATCTGCATGGCGCTAAGCTAATGGCAGATGTCACTCTTTCTGATGCGCCTCCCGGTGCGATTAACATAACAATCTATTTCGCGGATGATGGCGCAGAGCCACTACTGCCCAAAGAAACCAGTCTTTCGTTCTCAGACACTTTAGAAGGTATTGGCCCAATCAAGATTGATGCGAAATTGACGCCAGAAGGCACTTGGCAGGCGGGACCGTTGACACTTCCCACTGAAGGGCCATGGGAAATGAAGTTGAGCGTTCTGATCACAGACTTTGTGCAATCCACTTTAACAGCAACATTTGCAAAGCCAGAAAAGCGGTAA
- a CDS encoding site-specific integrase, which yields MRKNNEENERIKRRYLQYLKAAKRKDASTVLKAAEGILRFEASVGYTSFKRFRIEQAIKFQDRLSVEVSKTTGKPLSKSTIRSILAANKGFIFWLADQSGYKSRIRHSDADYFNMDAKGARVASATRETPYPSMEMARHAFSYMPEATEIERRNKALFAFFMLTGARDGAVASLKLKHINMIDGCVYQDAREVKTKNSKTFTSYFLPVDPEYLACFAGWVTHLRTTALFGPDDPLFSPAKIKPIDGSFQVVGLNREVYKNANSIRSVIKEAFLRADLPPFTPHAFRKTLVKWADTTYPSREAFKAFSQNIGHSSVITSISAYCPVSIERQAELIKKRDWP from the coding sequence ATGCGTAAAAACAACGAAGAAAACGAGCGGATCAAACGCCGCTACCTGCAATATCTCAAGGCTGCTAAGCGCAAGGACGCCAGCACGGTTCTAAAGGCCGCTGAAGGTATTCTTAGGTTTGAGGCGAGCGTCGGTTACACCAGCTTCAAACGCTTTCGCATCGAGCAGGCGATCAAATTTCAGGACCGTCTGAGCGTCGAAGTGAGTAAGACAACGGGCAAGCCATTGTCAAAATCCACAATTCGCAGCATCCTTGCCGCCAACAAAGGGTTCATCTTTTGGCTAGCAGATCAAAGTGGATACAAAAGCCGTATTCGCCATTCCGACGCGGATTACTTCAATATGGATGCCAAGGGCGCGCGCGTCGCCAGTGCAACGCGCGAAACGCCGTATCCTTCTATGGAAATGGCACGTCATGCGTTTTCATACATGCCTGAAGCGACAGAGATCGAACGCCGCAACAAAGCGTTGTTCGCATTTTTTATGCTGACAGGCGCGCGGGATGGGGCGGTGGCGTCTTTGAAGCTCAAACATATCAACATGATCGACGGTTGCGTTTATCAGGATGCGCGCGAGGTAAAGACGAAAAACTCGAAAACCTTCACCAGCTACTTCCTGCCCGTCGATCCCGAATACTTGGCGTGTTTCGCAGGTTGGGTAACTCATCTGAGAACAACCGCGCTGTTTGGGCCTGATGACCCCTTGTTTTCACCTGCGAAGATCAAGCCAATAGATGGCTCGTTCCAAGTTGTTGGCCTCAATCGCGAGGTATACAAAAACGCCAACTCAATCCGCTCGGTAATCAAAGAGGCCTTCTTGCGCGCAGACCTCCCTCCCTTTACGCCCCACGCTTTCCGCAAAACGCTCGTGAAGTGGGCTGATACCACATACCCGTCGCGCGAAGCCTTCAAAGCATTTTCTCAGAACATCGGGCATTCCAGTGTCATCACCTCAATCAGCGCCTATTGCCCCGTCTCCATTGAGCGCCAAGCGGAGCTGATTAAGAAAAGGGATTGGCCGTAG
- a CDS encoding GFA family protein, whose product MTKTYTGKCLCGQITYTASGSPIVVAQCHCEECRRLSGTGHTVGAMFASEVVAVSGKLSEFSYSSDKDSQVTKVFCANCGSPIYGTNTRIPDHLTLSLGTMDDASGLYIEVVIFERDKPHWDRLGQDVVFFATQPDWKPES is encoded by the coding sequence ATGACAAAAACATACACAGGAAAATGCCTTTGTGGCCAGATCACGTATACTGCCAGTGGGTCGCCCATCGTTGTCGCCCAGTGCCATTGCGAGGAGTGCCGCCGATTGAGCGGGACAGGTCACACCGTCGGTGCAATGTTCGCCTCCGAAGTAGTCGCTGTGAGCGGAAAACTGAGTGAATTCAGCTACTCTTCTGACAAGGACTCTCAAGTTACCAAGGTCTTTTGCGCGAACTGTGGTAGCCCAATCTATGGCACGAACACGCGAATACCGGATCATCTAACATTGTCTCTTGGCACTATGGATGATGCGAGCGGACTCTATATTGAGGTCGTCATTTTTGAACGCGACAAACCTCATTGGGATCGGCTTGGGCAAGATGTTGTTTTCTTCGCGACACAGCCAGATTGGAAACCCGAAAGCTGA
- a CDS encoding YcnI family protein, with protein sequence MKTIMITFAALSVSTSTAFAHASFATPHAAQGSTYIGVVNIGHGCAGEATLKVRVLIPEGMIAAKPVPKAGWTLETVTGVYENSYDYYGTPMTEGVKELIWTGELLDAHFDQFSFRGKLTDTFAVGSTVYFPVVQECANGAERWIEIPAEGQDPHELDGPAPGVEITEPGDSH encoded by the coding sequence ATGAAAACCATTATGATCACCTTTGCTGCACTTTCAGTCAGCACATCGACGGCCTTTGCACACGCAAGTTTTGCCACCCCACATGCCGCACAAGGTTCGACCTATATCGGTGTCGTGAACATCGGCCATGGTTGCGCCGGAGAAGCGACGCTGAAGGTGCGGGTGTTAATCCCTGAAGGTATGATTGCTGCCAAACCTGTTCCAAAAGCAGGTTGGACGCTTGAAACTGTCACTGGAGTTTATGAAAACAGCTATGACTATTACGGCACACCCATGACAGAAGGTGTGAAAGAATTGATCTGGACTGGCGAGCTTCTAGACGCTCATTTCGACCAGTTTTCCTTTCGCGGCAAACTGACCGACACATTTGCGGTAGGATCGACTGTCTATTTCCCTGTTGTGCAGGAATGTGCAAACGGGGCCGAGCGCTGGATCGAAATCCCCGCCGAAGGTCAGGATCCCCATGAACTCGACGGTCCGGCTCCGGGTGTGGAAATCACCGAGCCGGGTGACAGCCACTAA
- a CDS encoding tyrosine-type recombinase/integrase gives MALTDVKIKNLKPRAKSYKVSDFDGLFVAVQPSGSRLFRFKYRLDGKEGLLSFGKYPDVSLLQARQKRDEARKLVAAGINPSLARQEGNVLRQQENANTFEKIAALYLAKITIEGRAPATLKKVSSFIAIANKDFGRLPINDISSAIVLKTLKKSEAKELYETAHRIRSTVGAVFRYAIANGLAENDPTFALRDALIRQKTKSRAAITDKDALGGLLRAISGYNGQNTTRLGLELLAIVTTRPGELRLAEWAEFDFEANVWKIPAERMKMRIEHAVPLPRQAIKLLLELKEETGHGRLLFPSTRSFHRPISENTLNAALRRMDYTGDEMTSHGFRATFSTVANESGLWHPDAIERALAHVERNEVRRAYARGAFWEERVRMAEWWAELLGELRAR, from the coding sequence ATGGCGCTTACAGATGTAAAGATAAAGAATCTAAAGCCTAGAGCGAAATCTTATAAAGTAAGCGACTTTGATGGTTTGTTTGTTGCTGTTCAGCCAAGCGGATCAAGGCTCTTTCGATTTAAGTATCGGTTGGATGGGAAAGAGGGGCTGCTTTCATTCGGTAAATATCCCGATGTTTCGTTGTTGCAAGCAAGGCAAAAGAGGGATGAAGCACGAAAGCTCGTTGCGGCTGGGATTAATCCAAGCTTGGCACGACAGGAAGGTAATGTGCTTCGACAGCAGGAAAACGCAAATACCTTTGAAAAGATTGCTGCGCTCTATTTGGCCAAGATCACGATAGAAGGCCGAGCGCCTGCAACTTTGAAAAAAGTATCGTCTTTTATCGCCATCGCGAACAAGGATTTCGGGCGCTTGCCAATCAATGATATTTCCTCGGCAATCGTTCTGAAGACCCTGAAAAAAAGTGAAGCCAAAGAACTCTACGAAACCGCGCATCGCATTCGATCCACTGTCGGTGCGGTGTTTCGCTATGCCATCGCGAACGGGTTGGCTGAAAACGATCCAACGTTTGCATTGCGCGATGCGCTTATTAGGCAAAAAACCAAATCACGCGCTGCAATAACAGACAAAGATGCACTTGGTGGATTGCTGCGAGCGATCTCAGGTTATAATGGGCAAAACACCACACGTTTGGGATTGGAATTACTGGCAATCGTCACAACGCGCCCCGGAGAATTACGCTTAGCTGAATGGGCAGAATTCGATTTTGAAGCGAATGTCTGGAAAATTCCAGCCGAGCGGATGAAGATGCGCATTGAACATGCCGTGCCGTTGCCAAGGCAGGCGATTAAATTGTTGCTGGAATTGAAAGAAGAGACAGGCCATGGGCGGCTGCTTTTCCCATCTACCCGTTCATTTCATCGCCCCATCAGTGAAAACACCTTGAACGCCGCGTTGCGCCGAATGGACTATACTGGCGATGAAATGACTTCGCATGGATTTAGGGCAACATTTTCGACTGTAGCCAATGAAAGCGGCCTTTGGCATCCTGATGCAATTGAGCGCGCACTGGCCCACGTAGAGCGAAATGAAGTGCGACGGGCCTATGCAAGGGGAGCCTTTTGGGAAGAGCGAGTACGAATGGCCGAATGGTGGGCTGAATTGTTGGGCGAATTGCGTGCGCGATAA
- a CDS encoding helix-turn-helix domain-containing protein, which produces MNRRANPMAVKAALTYEIGEAAAALGKSPATIRNWIKDGLPVMASRKPYLISGAAIRDYLRAKYQATKSPLAPNELFCLSCRAGRKPLDMSVEAFANTPKTTRLMGICACCGACASRMISNTQTHVFSETFQIKTGGGSNA; this is translated from the coding sequence ATGAATAGGCGCGCCAACCCGATGGCCGTGAAGGCTGCTTTAACCTATGAAATTGGTGAGGCCGCCGCCGCGCTGGGCAAATCACCTGCGACGATCCGCAATTGGATCAAGGACGGTTTACCCGTCATGGCCTCGCGCAAACCTTACTTGATTTCGGGTGCTGCAATCCGCGATTATCTACGCGCCAAATATCAGGCAACCAAATCACCGCTGGCCCCGAATGAGTTATTTTGCCTTTCTTGCAGGGCAGGGCGTAAGCCTCTCGATATGTCAGTTGAGGCATTCGCAAACACACCTAAAACCACACGCCTGATGGGCATTTGCGCGTGTTGCGGCGCGTGCGCAAGCCGGATGATTTCCAACACTCAGACCCATGTGTTTTCCGAAACCTTCCAGATCAAGACAGGCGGGGGCAGCAATGCCTAA
- a CDS encoding class I SAM-dependent DNA methyltransferase: MDIDEFIGRWQESGGSEMATAQTFAIELTELLGVDRPYVSDKDGDFLDYRFERPVTLTHTGRTRNGRIDLYKRGHFILEAKQGVSKSAQDKSTLEMFLEKNAPKQVGHGKRGTAKFDDTMLKARNQADNYARAVAKEDGWPPFLMIVDVGNVIELYSDFSKQGQGYNQFPDGNRYRISLDDLRHEETRALLRTIWTDPFSLDPSLQAAKVTREIAHHLAELGKSFEGQGHDSETVARFLMRCLFSMFAEDVDLIPHNSFTDLLKKLRGHPQDAEHALAGLWEAMDKGEFAHAFMTKVKKFNGGLFKDSSALPLDNLQLGLLIEAAEADWKKVEPAIFGTLLERALDAKQRHKLGAHYTPRAYVERLVTPTIMEPLREDWRNVQIAVQRLTQDDKTEEALKTVRDFHSSLCEIRVLDPACGSGNFLYVALEMMKRLEGEVTALLAELGEVQSSFITVDPHQFLGIELNPWAANVAELVLWIGYLQWHYRTHGTAAPSEPVLRDFKNIKNADAVLEWSDRTPRLNEDGTPVTRWDGVTTIRHNVTGEEVPDPAARVQVYDYAKPKATKWPEAEFIVGNPPFIGASRLRDALGDGYVEALWSAYPKMPQSADLVMFWWDKAALAARGWNAKTGKGTRRFGLITTNSLRQTFNRRVLEPHLNDPKKPLSLLFAIPDHPWVDTLYGAAVRIAMTVGAVGNRAGRLLTVATEEKKECNESEGKPVTFDHQIGKVFGNLQIGADVAGARPLLANSDLSSRGVMLFGSGFIVSPEKAANLGLGTIVGTEKHIRQYRNGRDLMASPRNAMVIDLFGLSENEVRESYPPIYQHILDAVKPERDANRDKSIKKNWWIFGRPRSEIRPALEDLPRYSATVETSKHRVFQFLSKDTLADNKLIVLAIDAAERLAVLSSRFHVCWSLAAGSWLGVGNDPVYAKTKCFDPFPFPELTDPQKVHLRQLGEELDAHRKRQQAAHPKLTLTNMYNVLEKLLAGDVIEGKNKEIYDQGLIGILRDLHDQIDTAVAEAYGWPADLLDEEILMRLVALNKERAEEEAKGQIRWLRPEYQNPSGQVAAKGKTSAMDLGPTVKIEKSPWPKTMPEQIAAVRAALEEAGEASPEEIARKFLRARTTAVQPLLESLAALGQAELTDDGRYAA; encoded by the coding sequence ATGGATATCGATGAGTTTATTGGACGTTGGCAAGAGTCTGGCGGGAGCGAAATGGCGACCGCTCAGACCTTTGCAATTGAATTGACTGAACTTTTGGGGGTAGACCGCCCATACGTATCTGACAAAGATGGCGACTTTCTAGACTATCGTTTTGAGCGGCCTGTCACTTTAACGCACACTGGCCGCACACGAAATGGCAGGATTGATCTTTACAAAAGAGGTCACTTCATTCTTGAGGCCAAGCAAGGGGTTTCCAAAAGCGCTCAAGACAAAAGCACCCTTGAGATGTTCCTTGAGAAAAATGCGCCTAAACAAGTAGGTCACGGAAAGCGCGGCACCGCTAAATTCGACGATACAATGCTCAAGGCGCGCAATCAAGCCGACAACTATGCGCGTGCCGTCGCCAAGGAGGATGGCTGGCCACCGTTTCTCATGATTGTTGATGTCGGCAATGTCATTGAACTGTACTCCGATTTTTCAAAACAAGGGCAGGGCTACAACCAGTTCCCCGATGGCAATCGCTACCGTATTTCCCTTGATGATTTGCGCCACGAAGAAACCCGCGCTCTTTTGCGCACCATTTGGACAGACCCTTTTAGTCTCGATCCATCCTTGCAGGCTGCTAAAGTCACACGTGAGATTGCTCACCATCTTGCTGAGCTTGGCAAAAGCTTCGAAGGGCAGGGGCATGACAGCGAAACCGTTGCGCGTTTTCTAATGCGCTGTCTATTTTCCATGTTTGCCGAAGACGTTGATCTTATCCCGCACAATAGTTTTACCGATCTCCTCAAGAAGCTGCGCGGCCATCCCCAAGACGCTGAACACGCTTTGGCGGGGCTCTGGGAGGCTATGGACAAGGGCGAATTCGCCCATGCTTTCATGACCAAGGTCAAAAAATTCAATGGGGGCCTGTTCAAAGACTCCTCCGCTTTGCCGCTCGACAATCTGCAACTTGGCCTGTTGATCGAAGCCGCCGAGGCCGATTGGAAAAAAGTTGAGCCTGCCATCTTCGGAACCTTGCTTGAACGCGCTTTAGACGCCAAGCAACGCCACAAATTGGGTGCGCATTATACCCCGCGCGCCTATGTGGAACGTCTTGTTACGCCCACAATCATGGAGCCGCTGCGCGAGGATTGGCGCAACGTACAGATCGCTGTGCAACGCCTGACACAAGACGATAAAACCGAAGAGGCACTGAAAACTGTGCGCGATTTCCACAGTTCTTTGTGCGAAATCCGCGTGCTTGACCCCGCCTGTGGCTCTGGCAACTTCCTCTATGTTGCATTGGAAATGATGAAACGGCTAGAGGGTGAAGTCACCGCGCTTTTAGCCGAATTAGGCGAAGTTCAATCAAGCTTTATCACCGTGGACCCGCATCAATTCCTCGGGATCGAGCTGAACCCTTGGGCCGCGAATGTGGCCGAATTGGTGCTTTGGATCGGCTATCTGCAATGGCATTACCGCACCCACGGCACGGCGGCCCCCTCCGAGCCTGTTCTGCGCGACTTCAAGAACATCAAAAACGCCGATGCCGTGCTGGAATGGTCGGATCGCACGCCGCGTCTGAACGAGGATGGGACGCCTGTGACCCGTTGGGACGGGGTGACAACCATCCGTCACAACGTGACAGGGGAAGAGGTGCCAGACCCCGCCGCGCGTGTGCAGGTCTATGACTATGCCAAGCCCAAAGCAACGAAATGGCCCGAGGCCGAATTTATTGTTGGCAATCCGCCGTTTATTGGTGCTTCGCGATTGCGCGATGCTTTGGGCGATGGATATGTAGAAGCTCTGTGGAGCGCCTATCCCAAGATGCCGCAAAGTGCCGATTTGGTGATGTTCTGGTGGGACAAGGCCGCTTTGGCTGCGCGGGGCTGGAACGCCAAGACGGGCAAAGGCACCCGTCGTTTTGGCTTGATCACCACGAATTCCCTACGACAGACGTTTAACCGTCGCGTGCTGGAACCGCATTTGAACGACCCGAAGAAGCCGCTTTCCTTGCTCTTTGCTATTCCAGATCATCCCTGGGTGGATACTCTGTACGGAGCAGCTGTGCGCATCGCTATGACCGTGGGTGCTGTGGGCAATCGCGCGGGGCGGTTGCTGACAGTGGCGACTGAAGAAAAGAAAGAATGCAACGAAAGCGAGGGCAAGCCCGTCACCTTTGATCACCAGATTGGAAAGGTTTTTGGCAACTTACAGATTGGGGCCGATGTTGCGGGGGCTAGGCCTTTGCTCGCAAATTCCGACTTGTCGTCTCGTGGTGTAATGCTGTTCGGTTCTGGTTTTATCGTCTCGCCAGAAAAGGCTGCAAATCTGGGGCTAGGTACGATTGTTGGGACAGAAAAACATATCAGGCAGTATCGCAACGGTCGCGACTTAATGGCTAGTCCACGAAATGCAATGGTTATTGACCTATTTGGCTTGTCAGAAAATGAAGTCCGAGAGAGTTACCCCCCTATTTATCAACACATCCTTGATGCAGTGAAACCAGAGCGCGACGCCAACAGAGACAAATCTATCAAAAAGAACTGGTGGATTTTTGGACGTCCGAGGAGCGAAATACGGCCAGCTTTGGAAGACTTGCCTCGTTATTCCGCAACGGTTGAAACGTCAAAGCATCGAGTGTTTCAGTTTTTGAGTAAAGATACCTTAGCAGACAACAAACTCATAGTTCTGGCAATTGATGCAGCGGAAAGGCTAGCGGTACTCTCTTCCCGCTTCCATGTTTGTTGGTCGCTTGCGGCTGGAAGTTGGTTGGGAGTCGGCAACGACCCAGTTTACGCAAAAACTAAGTGCTTCGACCCGTTCCCCTTCCCAGAGCTCACAGACCCGCAAAAAGTCCACCTCCGCCAGCTTGGCGAAGAACTCGACGCGCATCGCAAGCGTCAGCAGGCGGCGCATCCGAAGTTGACGCTGACCAATATGTACAACGTGCTGGAAAAGCTTCTCGCGGGGGACGTGATCGAGGGCAAGAACAAAGAGATTTACGACCAGGGTCTCATCGGCATTCTGCGCGATCTGCATGATCAAATTGATACCGCCGTCGCCGAGGCCTATGGCTGGCCCGCCGATCTGCTCGACGAAGAAATCTTGATGCGACTGGTCGCCCTCAACAAAGAGCGGGCAGAGGAAGAGGCCAAGGGTCAAATTCGGTGGCTGCGTCCCGAGTACCAAAACCCAAGCGGGCAGGTGGCCGCTAAAGGCAAGACCTCGGCAATGGACCTTGGCCCTACGGTCAAAATCGAGAAATCCCCATGGCCCAAAACTATGCCCGAACAAATCGCCGCCGTGCGCGCCGCTTTGGAAGAGGCAGGAGAGGCCAGCCCCGAAGAGATCGCCCGCAAATTCCTGCGCGCCCGCACCACAGCCGTACAGCCGCTCTTGGAAAGCCTCGCCGCTTTGGGGCAGGCAGAACTAACAGATGACGGGCGATATGCAGCCTAG